A single genomic interval of Alteromonas sp. BL110 harbors:
- a CDS encoding ABC transporter permease subunit, which yields MPQFSLYEEEFHPSPWQRTWASFKASHISMLGLIMLALFVVCALFAPLITPYDAVEQNIDGLLIPPSWLANGSITHLFGTDALGRDLFTRIIYGCRTTLGSAFLTVVLAMLVGVSLGTLAGMLRGVRSSVANHLLDALMAIPTLLIAIIIVAILGTGLVNSMWAITLALIPQFVHHTRSFVRAEMKKDYIVASTLDGASKWQLFVHSILPNMTEMLVVQGTLALSIAVIDISALGFLNLGAQSPLPELGVILADGLDVTYLAPWNVAVPGMAIFFIVLSINIVGDGLRSSLRKRVSH from the coding sequence GTGCCACAGTTTAGTTTGTACGAAGAAGAATTCCATCCCTCCCCTTGGCAACGGACCTGGGCGTCTTTCAAGGCCAGCCACATTTCTATGCTGGGTTTAATTATGCTAGCGCTATTTGTGGTATGTGCCCTATTTGCCCCTCTCATTACCCCTTATGACGCTGTGGAACAGAATATTGACGGGCTGTTGATTCCGCCTAGCTGGTTAGCGAATGGCTCTATTACCCATCTGTTTGGCACAGATGCGCTAGGAAGAGATTTATTTACCCGTATCATTTATGGCTGCAGAACGACACTGGGCTCGGCCTTCTTAACCGTAGTACTTGCGATGTTAGTTGGCGTGAGTTTAGGTACGCTCGCAGGTATGTTGCGCGGGGTTCGCTCGAGTGTTGCGAACCACTTACTCGATGCACTTATGGCCATCCCTACTCTGCTGATTGCTATTATCATAGTTGCGATACTTGGTACGGGTTTGGTGAACAGTATGTGGGCTATCACCCTCGCGCTTATTCCTCAGTTTGTGCACCACACTCGCAGCTTCGTGCGCGCAGAAATGAAGAAAGACTACATTGTTGCATCAACGCTTGACGGTGCAAGCAAATGGCAGCTCTTTGTTCACTCTATTTTACCTAATATGACGGAAATGCTTGTGGTTCAAGGAACACTGGCTCTTTCAATCGCAGTTATCGATATCTCTGCGCTCGGCTTCTTAAACTTGGGCGCCCAATCACCGTTGCCTGAATTAGGTGTAATTCTAGCCGACGGACTAGACGTTACTTACCTAGCGCCTTGGAATGTTGCGGTGCCCGGTATGGCGATATTTTTTATCGTACTGTCCATCAATATCGTAGGTGACGGCTTGCGTTCTTCACTGAGAAAAAGGGTGAGTCACTAA
- a CDS encoding ABC transporter permease, whose protein sequence is MLTIISFSLAYLFPGDTLENLTGLVPQNEMQRAALEKQFKLDQSYIFQFIYYVGNLLTGDWGYSFTSGLPLREEVGIAMPATIELATYAMLMALFIGIPLGYYAGIRCYSTSDHLINSASITTYSFPVFWFALLLILVFSLELDVAPLSGRISLIYDIEPVTGFILFDVLLSDIENKSLAFKDALSHLALPTFAIGAITTASMIRITRRSVIDVKHRPYIAAAVSRGLSSWQIFTRHILRNALLPILPLMAIQITTLITNAMIVETLFSWPGIGNWLIQAIYQRDYPALRIGMMAVSTVVITLTILVDVLNRMIDPSREKYERATV, encoded by the coding sequence GTGTTAACAATTATTTCGTTCTCGCTGGCCTATCTTTTTCCAGGCGATACGTTAGAAAATTTGACTGGGCTTGTGCCACAAAATGAGATGCAGCGCGCTGCGCTGGAGAAACAGTTTAAGCTAGACCAGTCGTATATTTTTCAGTTTATCTACTATGTAGGTAATTTGTTGACTGGCGATTGGGGCTACAGCTTCACGTCTGGCCTACCCTTAAGAGAAGAAGTCGGTATTGCTATGCCCGCTACGATAGAACTGGCAACCTACGCAATGCTTATGGCCTTATTTATCGGTATTCCATTAGGCTATTACGCCGGCATTCGCTGTTATTCAACGTCTGACCACTTAATAAATAGTGCGAGTATTACTACCTATTCTTTCCCCGTCTTCTGGTTCGCTCTGCTGCTTATTTTGGTATTTAGTTTGGAATTGGACGTGGCACCGCTGTCTGGTCGAATAAGCCTAATTTACGATATAGAGCCAGTAACAGGCTTTATTCTATTTGATGTTTTGCTATCGGATATCGAAAATAAATCCTTAGCATTTAAAGATGCCCTGTCACACTTAGCGCTGCCAACTTTCGCTATTGGTGCCATAACTACTGCCTCAATGATACGCATAACCCGGCGCTCAGTTATAGACGTAAAACATCGTCCGTATATTGCCGCTGCGGTGTCGCGCGGGCTTTCTAGTTGGCAAATATTTACCCGCCATATTCTACGTAACGCACTGCTTCCTATTTTACCATTAATGGCGATTCAAATTACTACGCTTATAACCAATGCAATGATTGTCGAAACCTTGTTTTCATGGCCCGGAATTGGCAACTGGCTGATACAAGCCATTTATCAACGGGATTACCCCGCTTTGCGTATTGGTATGATGGCGGTATCAACGGTCGTGATTACCCTGACGATTCTGGTGGATGTGTTAAACCGTATGATTGACCCAAGTAGAGAGAAATACGAGCGTGCCACAGTTTAG
- a CDS encoding ABC transporter substrate-binding protein: protein MSHGLVKRLSLCLCTALLVASCAKQNKQAFYNTGIIYCSESNPVTFNPQLDTSSTTSDASSHQLYDRLLDFDPDSGRIVPSLASSWLVSDDGLTYAFQLRRDVWFHTTRYFEPSRNFNADDVIFSIDRWRLNSHPYHYVSGGSYPYFESIGLAQNIASVERVNGYRVEITLKRRDSSFLANLATDFAVILSQEYAEKLAQAGTPSKIDQLPIGTGPFKFESYRKDHFIKYLRHDNYWRTQAREENGSDIASAQQNLSEAQNKPEVEQLIFDITPRSSLRLAKLMTGECDATAFPAQTELEVIRTEDDLTLAEKPGLNVGFWAFNTQRPPFDNPDVRRALAAAIDKNTLLEAVYFDSATRAKTLLPAASWAFQNDADDTAYNPVLARKLLADAGIAPGFSMTIWAMPVERAYNPNATKMAELIQRYLRDVGVEATIVSYDWATFRRHLQEGLHDSVLIGWSADNGDPDNFYRPLLSCGAIPSGTNRAMWCNDSYDKLLNEALQTDDIDERSAIYKQVNRLLYERLPVVPIAHAYRYQAYRNELEGMTINPFGGVRFGGVEKAL, encoded by the coding sequence ATGTCCCATGGTTTGGTGAAGCGTTTGTCATTATGTTTATGTACAGCGCTTCTTGTTGCATCCTGTGCAAAGCAGAATAAACAAGCGTTTTATAATACAGGTATTATTTATTGTTCTGAAAGCAACCCAGTAACTTTTAATCCGCAGCTTGATACATCGAGCACAACCTCTGATGCATCATCTCATCAATTGTACGACAGACTTCTCGATTTCGACCCCGATTCTGGCCGCATTGTACCGAGTCTTGCAAGTAGCTGGTTAGTTAGTGATGACGGACTCACCTACGCCTTTCAGCTGCGTAGAGACGTATGGTTTCACACTACGCGCTATTTTGAACCAAGCAGAAACTTCAATGCCGACGACGTTATTTTTAGTATCGACCGCTGGCGCTTAAATTCACACCCCTATCACTACGTGTCGGGCGGAAGCTATCCCTATTTTGAAAGTATTGGCCTTGCTCAAAATATCGCGTCTGTTGAACGGGTAAATGGTTATCGCGTTGAAATTACGCTTAAACGCCGTGACAGCTCATTTTTGGCAAATTTAGCTACGGATTTCGCCGTTATACTGTCACAGGAGTATGCCGAGAAGCTTGCACAAGCTGGTACACCCAGCAAAATTGACCAGCTTCCAATAGGCACGGGGCCCTTTAAATTTGAAAGTTACCGAAAAGATCACTTTATTAAGTATCTGCGCCACGACAACTATTGGCGCACGCAAGCTCGTGAAGAAAACGGGAGTGATATAGCGTCAGCGCAACAAAATTTAAGCGAAGCTCAAAACAAGCCCGAAGTTGAACAACTTATTTTCGATATAACACCGCGAAGTTCGTTACGCCTGGCCAAGCTAATGACTGGGGAATGTGACGCTACCGCATTCCCGGCACAAACTGAACTTGAAGTTATACGCACAGAGGATGACCTGACATTGGCAGAAAAACCGGGGCTAAATGTGGGCTTTTGGGCCTTTAATACACAGCGCCCGCCGTTTGATAACCCCGATGTAAGGCGAGCACTCGCCGCGGCTATTGATAAAAACACCTTATTAGAAGCGGTTTACTTCGACAGTGCAACACGGGCTAAAACCCTGCTACCTGCGGCTAGCTGGGCATTTCAAAACGATGCCGATGACACTGCCTACAACCCTGTTCTGGCGCGAAAATTATTGGCCGATGCCGGAATAGCCCCTGGATTTTCAATGACAATTTGGGCCATGCCGGTCGAGCGCGCTTACAACCCTAACGCTACAAAGATGGCCGAGCTTATTCAGCGATACCTTCGCGATGTAGGTGTAGAAGCGACTATTGTAAGTTACGATTGGGCTACCTTTAGACGCCATCTACAAGAAGGCCTGCACGACTCCGTATTAATCGGCTGGTCTGCCGATAACGGCGACCCTGATAACTTTTATCGCCCCTTATTGAGCTGCGGAGCAATTCCATCGGGAACGAACCGGGCAATGTGGTGTAATGATAGTTATGACAAGTTACTTAACGAAGCGCTTCAAACTGATGACATTGACGAGAGATCTGCTATTTACAAGCAAGTTAATAGGTTATTATACGAACGTCTCCCAGTAGTACCTATTGCGCATGCCTATCGCTATCAAGCGTACAGAAATGAGTTAGAAGGCATGACAATCAACCCCTTTGGCGGTGTGCGTTTTGGCGGAGTAGAGAAAGCACTGTGA